A single window of Vigna radiata var. radiata cultivar VC1973A chromosome 4, Vradiata_ver6, whole genome shotgun sequence DNA harbors:
- the LOC106758243 gene encoding protein FAR-RED IMPAIRED RESPONSE 1-like — translation MTDAGGYDNMEFTERDARNYIGKHRRSLCKDGDGQALLRHFSAKKXLNKDFYYEIELDEGNXICSVFWADARSRAASEEFGDVLCFDTTYLTNKYDMPFAPFVGINHHGHSILLGCGLLSSEDTNSFVWLFQSWLRCMGNKAPIXIITDQCRAMANAIEEVFPNTKHQWCLWHIMKKLPEKFSACKEYNSIKSHIKKLVYDSGCPSDFESGWGALLRRHGLHENEWLCTMYDDRHKWVPCYLKKDFWAGMSTTQRSEGMNAFFDGFINSSTTLQQFVVQYDNALRVKAQKEIQADFSSLNTTVGCGSQSPIERQFQLESPIERQFQLEYTHSKFEEVQTEFRSRMNCFIKDTVKDNMSNTYTVKEERLWDGKSADQYHTVQFDPITKDITCSCLLFEFRGIICRHSLLVFGQEDVCSVPSKYVLRRWSKNIRRRHTLIRAAYINSSLQPTMQRYQSLCKSFYEIAEVACESEHVSRELEKKLHMLCKKFGCSSTMTNNIVSEGGELRYDNVVPTSIQESSGESGDLLVRSPIAVKRKG, via the coding sequence ATGACCGATGCAGGTGGATATGATAACATGGAATTTACGGAGCGAGATGCTAGGAACTACATTGGTAAACACAGAAGATCCTTATGTAAGGACGGTGATGGACAAGCATTGTTGCGACACTTTTCGGCAAAGAAAGANTTAAACAAAGATTTCTATTACGAGATTGAGTTGGATGAAGGGAATANAATTTGCTCTGTTTTCTGGGCGGATGCGAGAAGTAGAGCAGCATCTGAAGAATTTGGGGATGTTTTGTGTTTCGACACAACTTATTTAACGAATAAGTATGATATGCCATTCGCGCCTTTTGTTGGAATCAATCATCATGGGCACTCCATATTACTTGGTTGTGGATTGTTGTCATCCGAAGACACAAACTCTTTTGTGTGGTTGTTCCAATCGTGGTTGAGATGCATGGGTAATAAGGCCCCAATANGAATTATAACTGATCAATGTAGGGCAATGGCAAATGCCATTGAAGAAGTTTTTCCCAATACCAAGCATCAATGGTGTTTATGGCACATAATGAAAAAGTTGCCAGAAAAATTCAGCGCTTGTAAGGaatataatagtataaaatcacatattaagaAGCTTGTGTATGACAGTGGTTGTCCATCAGATTTTGAAAGTGGTTGGGGAGCACTACTACGGAGGCATGGATTACATGAAAATGAATGGTTATGCACAATGTATGACGACAGACACAAATGGGTCCCTTGTTATTTGAAGAAAGATTTTTGGGCTGGCATGTCAACCACTCAAAGAAGTGAGGGAATGAATGCCTTTTTTGATGGCTTTATAAATTCAAGCACAACCCTTCAACAATTTGTGGTTCAATATGACAATGCCCTAAGAGTTAAAGCACAAAAAGAAATTCAAGCTGATTTCTCATCCCTAAACACGACGGTTGGATGTGGCTCTCAGTCACCAATAGAGAGACAATTTCAACTGGAGTCACCAATAGAGAGACAATTTCAACTGGAGTACACACATTCAAAGTTTGAAGAAGTTCAAACCGAATTTAGGTCAAGAATGAATTGTTTCATCAAAGACACTGTTAAGGATAACATGTCAAACACTTACACAGTTAAAGAGGAGCGGCTATGGGATGGCAAAAGTGCAGACCAATATCATACAGTACAATTTGATCCAATTACCAAAGACATCACCTGTTCGTGTTTACTCTTTGAGTTTCGGGGTATAATATGTCGNCACTCCCTTTTGGTTTTTGGACAGGAAGATGTTTGTAGTGTACCCTCAAAATACGTTCTTCGTAGGTGGAGCAAGAATATCCGTAGAAGACACACTTTGATTAGAGCAGCGTATATTAACTCCAGTCTTCAACCTACCATGCAAAGATACCAAAGTTTGTGCAAATCATTCTACGAAATTGCTGAGGTAGCGTGTGAGTCAGAACATGTTTCTAGGGAGTTGGAGAAAAAACTTCATATGTTGTGTAAAAAGTTTGGCTGCAGTTCTACGATGACAAATAACATAGTGAGTGAAGGAGGCGAACTGCGTTACGACAATGTTGTCCCTACTTCCATACAAGAAAGCAGTGGTGAAAGTGGTGATTTACTTGTACGTAGTCCCATAGCAGTCAAACGGAAGGGGTGA